The Blattabacterium cuenoti sequence TTTTCGTATTACTTCTATACTCTTTATTCTTTTATGATCTATGCTTCTTATAATGAAAGAATAGTTCAAAAAATTAATTTTTTGTTTCCGTTTTGGAAATTCTTTATTGATTTCCATAAGAAAACCTCCCAAAGTATCTGCATCTCCTTTTTTTTTTTCGAAAAAAACTTCCTCTTTTATTCCCATAATACGATAAAAATTGATCAGGGAAGTTTTTCCATCAAATAAATAATTATTCTGATTTAATTTTGAATAAGAGATATCTTCTTCATCAAATTCATCTACAATATCTCCTACTATCTCTTCAATAACATCTTCAAGAGTAATCAATCCACAGGTCCCCCCGTATTCATCTACAACAATAGCTAAATGAATCTTTCTATTTTTAAAATCACTTAAAAGATCATCTATTTTTTTATTTTCTGGAACAAAAAAAGGAGGATGAATCAGTTTAGTCCATTCAAATTCTTTTTCATGAATGAATGGAAGAAGATCTTTAGCAAAAAGCACTCCTTCTATATCATCAATACTGTCTTTATAAATAGGAATCCTAGAATATCCCTGATAACAAACTAATTCTAAAACGTGAGAAAAAAGAGTATTACTGTTTAAAGCAAACATATCTATTCTAGGAGTCATGATTTGATGTATTTCCGTATTTCCAAAATTCACAATTCTTTGCAAAAAGAGACATTCTTTAACATTTTTTTGATTAGAAGATGCAATTTTTAAAGCTTTTGAAAGTTGATCTACAGATATTCTATTCTTTTTCTTTCTTATCTTTTTTTCTATAAGTTTAGAAATTATAATCATGATTTTACTAACAGGATATAGTATGTTTCCAAGAAAAATCAATGTTTTTGACATGAAAAGAGCAAAACGAAAATTATTTTTTCGAGCATATATTTTTGGGATGATTTCTCCAAATAAAAGCAAAATAAAAGTTAAAAAAACCACTTCTAAAATAAAATTCATAGGAATAGAAAAACTTTTTTGCATAGATTCTGTTATTAAATATGAACTTAATATCACAATCCCCATATTAGCAAAGTTGTTGGAAATCAATATTGTAGCTAAAAGTTTTTTTCTATCTTTAAGAACATTTAACACTCGATCTCCTCTAGATGGATTTTTTTTTCTTTCTCTATCAATAGTTTTTTTTTCAAGACAAAAAAAAGCAGTTTCGGATCCAGATATAAGTGCAGAAAATAATAGTAAGATTATTATTAACACGAAATAAAAAAATATTTGAAAATATAGAGTACTTTCTAAAAAAATGCTCGTCGAAGATTCTTTTTCCAAGAGATTTAATTTTGATAATAACTTTTAGAAAAAAAAATATAATACTGATTCAATCAAAGATAAAAAAAACTAAATCATTTTTTCATGTTTTAAAAACAAGGTAATGGGACGAGGAAAAGGGTATTCAACAATTTTTTCGTGTGGAATGAAAAAAAAATTATCGAAATATTTTTCTTTTTGAATATTTTGTATGATTCTACAATTTAAAAATTGAATGGATAAAGTTTGATGAGTTAACTTATGTATTATTTGATAAATAATAGAATCAGAAATTATCCTAAATTTTGTCCAAATCTTATCTTTTATTTCGCTAATGGAAAGATTTTTTTCTGATTCTATTAACGGAAAATCATACAAACCTTTCCATATATCTTTGTTATTTCTTTTCTGAATACAGAGATGGTTGTTTTTTTTATCCCATATAAAAACATAATAAAAAAATCTATGTGTAATAGGTTTTTTTATTATGTTTTTAACAGGAAGATCATATACAGTTCCATTTTTAAATGAAAAACAAGAATATTTTACTGGACAGGAGAAACATTTAGCTTTCCTTGGAGTGCATAAAGTAGAACCTAAATCCATAATAGCTTGATTGAAAATGCCTGGATCGTTATGATCCATTATTTTTAAAATGAAAAATCTAAATATATTTTTGGCTCCAAAAGATGTGATATTGTGGTAAATTCCTAGATATCTAGAAAATACTCTATAAGCATTTCCATCCAGAGCAGGAATGACTTCATCGAAACATATAGAGGCTACAGCTGCTCCTGTATATGGACCTATCCCTTTATATTTGATTAATTCTTTATATGTTTTTGGAAAAAATCCACTTGGGTTTTTTTTTACTAATTGTTTAGCAAACAAATGTAAATAGCGAGCTCTAGCATAATAACCTAACCCTTCCCATTTTTTCAACACTTCTTGTTCTTCTGCATGAGCTAGTTTTTCTATATCTGGAAATTTTTTGACAAAATCCAAATAATATTTTATAGTTTTTGATACTTTTGTTTTTTGCAACATAAATTCCGAAACTAATATATAATATGGATTTTTAGTCTCTCTCCAAGGAAGTTTTCGATGATTATTTTTATACCAGTTAATTATTTTTTTAGAAAAATTCATATCTATTTAATTTTAGAGCAATTTTATAAAAAATTGGTATATTTAGGAAACCGAATTTTGTTATTCGATATATAATGATTAAACATGACAAAAGCAGATATAATAACAGAAATCATATCCGAAACGGGATCTGAGAGAATAGATACGCAAAAGGTGATAGAAACGTTTATGAAAAAAATAAAACAAAGCCTAACATCTGGAGAAAATGTTTATTTACGAGGATTTGGATCCTTTATTATTAAATATAGAGCGAAAAAACTTGGACGTCATATATCCAAAGATATGTCTATTGTCATTCCAGCGCATAATATACCAGCATTTAAACCTGCAAAAGCATTTACTGAGTTAGTCAAAAAAAACGTTCCTATTAAAAAATAATATGTCGGTGATACACAACGATTTAAAATTATGCCCAACGGAAAAAAAAGAAAAAGACGTAAAATTGCTACCCATAAAAGAAAAAAAAGAAATAGGAAAAATAGACATAAGAAAAAAAAATAAAAATTTTTATCAAAAGTTCATCTTTTATAATTTTTAAAACTTTTTTTCCTTGTTTTTGTGTATGAATAAAGAATTAGTTATAAATGCAGAAGAACAAGAAGTAAAAATAGCCCTTTTAGAAGAAGGGAAGTTGTTAGAACTTCATCGAGAAGTTTTTAATAAAAAGTTCTCTGTAGGGGATATATATTTAGGTCTAGTAAAAAAGATTTCATATGGATTAAATGCAGCGATTATTGATATAGGATATTCCAAAGGAGCTTTTTTGCATTATAATGATCTTGGATTTCAAGTAGAAAAAATGTTAAATCTGATAACTCAAAAAAAAAATTCTTTTTTTCTCAAAAAAGGGAATATGAGTTCTATAGAAAAAATTTTATATCCTGGACAAAAAATTTTGGTTCAAATTTCGAAAGAACCCATTTCCAACAAAGGACCAAAATTAACTGCGAAGTTATGTATTCCTGGAAGGAATTTAGTATTAATTCCTTTTTTAGAAAAAATTTCTATTTCAAAGAAAATTAAAAACACAAAAGAAAAAAATCGATTAATTTCTTGTATAAAGAAAATACAACCAAAAGAATTTGGAATTATCATTCGAACGGCGGCTTATTCCAAAAAAGAACAAGTTTTGAAAAAAGAACTATTCTTTTTAATAAAAAAATGGGAAAATATATTAAATAATATAATCAAATTACCTCCAGTTAGGGTTTTAAGCGAAAGTAGTAAAACTTCTTGTTTATTACGAGATACTTTCAATGATGATTTTAAATCTATTTATTGTAATAATAGGTTTCTTTGCGAGGAAATTCATTCTTATTTATCTTTAATTGCCCCAGAAAAAACAAGCATTATTAAACATTATAGAGGAAATATTCCCATATTTGAAAAATATGGGATTGAAAAACAGATACAAACTTCTTTGGGAAAAAATGTTCCTCTTGCAAATGGGGCTTATCTTGTTATTGAACATACTGAAGCTTTACATGTGATAGATGTAAATAGTGGAATGATTAATCACATTAAAAAAAATTGTACAGAATCAGAAAGAATAGATACTATATTAAAAGTTAATCTGTTAGCTGCAACAGAAATAGCGAGACAACTGAGATTAAGGGACATGGGAGGAATAATTGTAGTAGATTTTATAGATATGTCTGAGCCATATCAAAGAAAAAAATTATATGAACATTTGAAAGAACAAATGAAAAATGATAGAGCTAAACACCAAATTTTACCTCCAAATGAATTTGGTTTAGTTCAATTTACTCGTCATAGAGTAAGACCTGAATTAAAAGCTAATCATCATGATAAAAAATATCAAGAATCTCCTATAGTTTATATTCATCATCTAGAATTTATATTAGAAACTCTTGTAAAAGATAAATTTCATAAAGGAATACAATTACATATACATACTTTTGTGGCTGCTTATCTGAAAAAAGGATTTCCTTCTATTCAACATAAATGGCTGTTTAAATATAAAAAATGGATTAAAATTATCCCTAGAGATTCTTTTAAGTATACAGAATATCAAATTTTCAATAAAAATCAAGAAGTAGTTTCTTCTTCCTTTTCCTTTAAAAGAAATTAATTTATTAAATTAATTATGTTATGTATGTGGGCGTGGTGGAATTGGTAGACACGTCAGACTTAGGATCTGATGCCTATCAGGCATAAGGGTTCGAATCCCTTCGCCCGCACAACAACACAATACATAGTTTTGTCGTATAGTATGAGTAGGTGTGGTGTTATTTTTCGATCATAAAATAAATAAATTATATTATGATATAATCATTTCATCAAATGAAATAAGGGTATGAAATCCTTTTTTTGAAAAATATTTTCTCATTCCATCTCTATAACTGATTAAAACAAAATCTCCTCCCCATGCTCCTAAACTTTTAACCAAACCTAAATAATCTGGAAAATATGTTTCTTTTATAGGAGGTAGATCTAATATCTCGGACATGACCTTTTCGTGTTTAAACAAAAGTTCTTCAAATTCTTTTAAAGTTTTACAAAAAGGAATTTTTTTAGTGATAGAAGATATGACATCCATACTTTTACCAAAAATATTTTTTTTTTTTCGAAAAAATCGGATACTTTCACAAGTATTCTGTTTCTTATTTAAATGTAAAAAAAAAAGTTTTTCTTTAAATGGGAGATTAAAATCTATAGGAATAACATGAGGTACTTGATTTTTTAATTTTCTAAAAATTATAGGTTTCGAATGAAATCCACAAGCAATATCATATCCACTTCCTGGAAAATTTTTTTCTAACAATAAATGAGGTTTTACTCTGGACCATTTTGCTATATTACTGATCAAAGTAGAACTACTTCCTAACCCCCAATTTCTAGGAAATTCTAATTTCGTTTTTACATATATTCCAAATGTATTGGAAAGAAAATTTTTTTGAATCTCTCTAGATTTTAGAAGTAAATTTCTTAATCGAAAAGCCGTTTTTTTTTCTGTTTCATAACAGATATCTAAAGAAGGAAGTTGAAAGATCCCCTCGAACCAAAGTTTATCTTTTTCATCAAAACTCTTCCAATGTAATAGTTCAGAACATGGATAGGTAGTAGGTTTATTTTTATAAAATATGGTAAATGATTGTCCTTTAATTGTAGGTAAAGCTAATCCAAAAGCTCCATGTAAAATCAAATACTCTCCTGTTAATAACAATTTTCCATGACTATAATAATAAAAAAAATGTAAATCTTGTAATTTCATATTTTTGATGAAAAATTATTCTTTTTTATAATTTTCTTTATAATCCCTTGTAAAACTTTTCCTGGTCCTACTTCAGTAAATGAAATAGCCCCTTTTTGTATCATATTTTCTACTGATTGTTTCCATTTAACAGGAGAAGTCAATTGTTCGATAAGATTTTTTTTTATTTCATCAGAATTACTTACTGATTTAGCGGTGACATTTTGATATATTGGACATTTAGAATCTTTAAAGGTAATTTTTTCTATAAATATTTTTAATTTTTTTTTAGCTGGTTCCATAATAGGAGAATGAAAAGCTCCATGAACGGGAAGTTTTAAAATTTTTTTAGCACCAATTTGTTCTAAAGAATGACAAACTCTTTTCAGAGCATTTTTTTCTCCGGAAATTACTAATTGTCCAGGACTATTATAATTAGCTGGAACAATAATTCCAGGATCTTTTTTGCAAACATTCTCTATGATTTCATCTTCTAATCCAAATACAACTGCCATTCCTCCATATATAGATTCACATATTTTTTGCATCATACTAGCTCTTTTTTCTACTAATTTTAACCCATCCTCAAAAGAAAATACTTCAATAGCAGCTAAAGCAGAAAATTCTCCAAGAGAATGTCCAGCTACCATATCCGGATTAAAATGATTTAATATTTTTGCTTGGATTACTGAATATATATAAATAGCTAATTGTGTATACTTAGTTTTTTTTATAACTTCCATCGTAGAACAATCGAACATGATATTTGTCATTTTAAATCCCAAAACGTCATCGGATAATTGAAACAATTTTTTTGCTAAACTAGAAGTTTTGTATAAATCTTTTCCCATGCCCAAAAATTGGGATCCTTGACCTGGAAATATATAAGCCTTCATATTCCTAATAAATTTTTAATTTGAACAAAATCAATAATTTTTTATGAAAATAACAGATACTCATACTCATTTATACATGAAACAATTTGATCTCGATAGAGATTTAGTCATAAAAAAAGCGATATATAATGGAATAAATAGGTTCTTGATTCCTTCTATAGATAGCTCCACGATTCCTAGCATATTAAAATTAGAAAAAAAATATCCAAAAAAATGTTTTCCCATGATCGGATTGCATCCTAATAAGGTACATCCAGAAAATGTAGAAAAAGAATTAAATGATATAAAAAAATGGTTAGATTTGCACTCTTTCATTTCTTTAGGAGAAATTGGAATGGATTTTCATTTAGAAAAAAAATTTATAATGGAACAAGAATATGCTTTCCAAACTCAAATACAATGGGCGAAAAGAAAAAATTTACCCATAGTTATTCATTGCAGAAAAGCATTTGATCAAGTTTTTGATATTTTAGAAAAATATTCTGCTACAAAAGGAATTTTTCATTGTTTTTCCGGAACTTTAGAACAAGCAAAAAAAATTATTGATTTTGGATTCAAACTAGGCATTGGAGGAATTATTACTTTTAAAAAAAATGATCTCTGTAACTTTTTACATAAAATTAGTTTAAATAATATCGTATTAGAAACAGATTCTCCATATTTATCTCCCGATCCATTTAGAGGAAAAAGAAATGAACCCATTTATCTAAAAATTATTTTAAAAAAACTTTCTCAAGTTTATTCTACTTCAGAAAAAAAAATAGCTGACATTATTAATATGAATGTACAAGAACTTTTTTTTAATTAAACCATTTTATCCGGTTTTACTAATTTATCAAATTCCTCTACGGTTAAATATCCTAACCTAATAGCTTCTTCTTTTAAAGTAGTATTATTCACATATGCACATTTTGCAATTTGTGCGGATTTTTCGTATCCTATGCTGGTGTTAAGTGCAGTTACTAACATTAGAGATCTCTCTAGTAGTTCTTGAATCCTTGCATGATTTGGAGTAATTCCTTGAACACAAAGATTAGAAAAAGAAATGCTAGCATCTGACAATAGCTGTGCAGACTGTAAAAAATTATAAGCCATTAATGGTTTAGAAACATTTAATTCATAATTTCCTGATGCACCTGCTATTGAAATAGCCATATCATTCCCTATTATTTGTGTGCAAACCATCATAAGAGCTTCACATTGTGTAGGGTTGATTTTTCCAGGCATGATAGAAGATCCAGGTTCATTTTCAGGAAGGATAATTTCTCCTATTCCACAACGAGGTCCAGAAGCTAAAAAACGGATATCGTTTGATATTTTCATTAAAGAAACCGCTATTTGTTTTAGAGAAGCATGAGATTCTACTATGGCATCATGAGAGGCTATAGATTCGAATTTGTTATTTGCAACTTTAAATGTAAGTCCAGTATATTTGCATATATAGTCAACGACTTTAAAATCATATCCTTTAGGTGAATTTAATCCAGTTCCTACAGCCGTTCCACCAATAGCTAACTCGGAAAGATGATCTAAAGTTTTTTTGATAGAATTTAAACCGTGATTTATTTGAGAAACATAACCGGAAAATTCTTGTCCTAAAGTTATGGGTACAGCATCCATAAGATGAGTTCTTCCTATTTTAACCACATTTTTGAATGAATGGCTTTTTTTTTCTAATGTATTACGTAATTTTTCCAGAGAAGGAATGGTTTTTTCTACCAATTTCTTATAAGAAGCAATGTGCATGGCGGTAGAATAAGTATCATTAGATGATTGAGACTTATTGACATCATCATTAGGATGTATAAAAGACTTTCCTTTTCCAAGAACCCCACCCATTAAAACTTTAGATCTATTAGATATTACTTCATTTATATTCATATTAGAATGCGTACCAGATCCGGTTTGCCATATAACTAAAGGAAATTGATCATCTAATTTTCCTTCTAGGATTTCTTCACAAACCAAAGAGATAAAGTCTTTTTTCTTTTTGGATAAAATACCTAATTCAAAATTGGCATGTGCCGCAGCTTTTTTTAAAATAGCAAAAGCGTAAATAATTTCTATAGGCATAGATCCTTCCAATCCGATTTTAAAGTTATTTCTTGATCTTTCAGTTTGTGCTCCCCAATACTTATCCACAGGAACTTGAACTGCACCCAAGGTATCTGTTTCTGTTCTAAAAATCATTTTCCTATTTTTTTTTACGAAATTAATAAACTTTATATAAAAAAAATTCGAATTTTTATTAAATTTTATCAAATTTAATCATGTATGATAATTAAATTTATAGGATTTTTACTCTTTCTATTCATAGCCATATCTGGATTTTGGTGTATTATTTTTTTATCTTTTTTTAGTATATACTGGATGATCAGTATAGGAATTAACACTATAAAAGAAATTGGAAAACGAAAATAAAAAATTTGTTATGAAACAAAAGATATTTAAGAGTAAATATTTTTGGATTAGTCTATTTTTTTTTATATGGATGTTTTTTTTTGATACAAATTCTTTAGTATTACATTGGAAATTTCAAAAAAATATAAATAAAATGATCTCAGATAGAGATTCTTTGAAAAGAAAAATTTTTTTGGAAGGGAATTATTTAAAAAAATTAAATACAGATCCTAAATATCTGGAAAGATTAGCTAGAGAAAAATTCTATATGAAAAAAGAGGATGAGGATTTATTTGTCATAAAAAAAAATTAACGTCCCATATACATTAGCAAAATACTTAAATCGGATGGGGAAACCCCACTAATTCTTGATGCTTGTGCCAACGACTCTGGACGATGATAAGTTAATTTTTCTCTAGCCTCTAGAGAGATTGATGGGATTTTCTCATAATCAAAGTTTTCGGGAATTCTAAGATTTTCAAGTTTTAACAATTTTTTTGCATTTTCTTTTTCTCTGTCAAGATATCCTCTATATTTAATCCGAATAGATACTTGCTCCAATATTTCTTGATAAAAATTATTTTTTTCTATTTTGTTTTTTAATAATGGAATAGAAATAAGATCATGGATCTCAATTTCAGAACGGGATAGAATAATATCTATTTTTTTTTCATGAGATATGATTGGAGATTTTTTTTCAATCAAAATAGGATTGATAATTTCTGGTTTTAAATTCTGTTTTTGAAAAAAAGAAAGACATTTTTCTACCTTAGATTTTTTCTTATCTACTGCTTTCATTTTTTCTTCTGAAATGAGCCCAATTTTATAACCCATATGGGTTAATCTTTCGTCTGCATTATCTTGACGTAATAACATTCTATACTCAGCTCTTGAAGTAAACATTCTATAGGGTTCTTCTGTTCCTTTTGTTATCAAATCATCTATTAAAACCCCTATATAAGCTTGACTTCTTTTAAGGATAAAAGGTTTCTTTTGATGAATCTTCAAATGAGCATTAATTCCTGCAATTAAACCTTGCGCCGCCGCTTCTTCATATCCTGTTGTTCCATTAATTTGTCCAGCAAAAAAAAGATTGCTAATCAACTTACTTTCTAAAGTAAGTTTTAATTGTATAGGAGGAAAATAATCATACTCAATGGCATATCCAGGTCTTAACATTTTTGCTTTTTCAAATCCTGAAATGTTTCTCAAAGCTTGATATTGTATTTTTTCTGGTAAAGAAGTGGAAAATCCATTTATATAGACTTCTACAGTATTCCAACCTTCTGGTTCTACAAATATGTGATGTTCTTCTTTATCTGGAAATCTATAAATCTTTTCTTCAATAGAAGGACAATATCGAGGACTTACGCCTTGAATAGATCCTGTAAAAATTGGAGAAAATTTTAAATTTTGACGAATCAAATCATGAACTTTTTTATTGGTACATGTAATGTGACATTTACGTTGTTTTCTTAATTTGATAGTATTTGAAAAAGAGAATTTCTTAGGATTTAAATCTCCTTCCTGAGATCTCATTTTCTGATAGTTTAAAGAGCGTCCATCTACTCTTGGAGATGTCCCGGTTTTCATCCTTCCATATCTAAATCCTAAACTTGTAGTTAATTGCTCCGTGATCCCTTTAACTTCTTGTTCCGCTATTCTTCCACCACTAATTATCTTTTTACCAATATGAATTTTTCCATTTAAAAATGTTCCATTTGTGAGTATAACCGATTTTCCTTTAATTTTTATTCCAAAAGAAGTTACAACCCCTTTTACTTTTTCCTTTTTTATAATTAAAGAAGTAACTGTATCTTGATATAAATCTAATTTTGTATTTTTTTCTAAAAAAAATCTCCAATTATTAGAAAATAATTTTCTATCACATTGAGCTCTCGGACTCCACATAGCAGGTCCCTTAGATTTATTTAGCATTCTAAATTGTATCATACTATAATCTGTAATTATTCCGGAATAACCTCCTAAAGCATCTATTTCTCTTATAATCTGTCCTTTAGCTATTCCTCCTATAGCAGGATTGCAAGACATTTGACCGATGGTTTGTAAATTTGTAGTGATTAGCAAAGTTTTGGATCCCATATTAGCAGAAGCATATGCCGCTTCTGCTCCTGCATGACCACCTCCAACTACAATAACATCATAAGTATCTGAAAATAAAAACATGATTTTTTTTCAAAATTGAAATAAAATTAAATAAAACTCCTCTTTTTTCTTCATTAGTTTTTCATTTATTCGATCATCATATCCCAAAAAATGCAATAAAGCATGTATCATAACTCTTTTTAACTCAACTTGAAAAAGTTGATTCCATTGTTTAGAATTCTCTAAAACACGATCTATGCTAATAAAAACATCTCCGGATATATTATTAGGATGATTAGTAGAAGAGTAAGCAAAAGCGATGACATCTGTATAAAAATCTTTTTGTAGATATTTTTGATTTATATTTAAAAGGTAATGATCATTACAAAAAATGTAATTAATATTACCAACTCCTTTTCCTTCATTTCTTAATATAAGATAGATTGTTTGAATAAAAAGAGATCTATTTGTAATAGAGAAGTTAGAAATTTCGTAAAAAAAATTAATCATAAAAAAATTTTTTTTATTTTTGCGACCACAAAATGATAGAGTTTGTATTATATTAAATGAAAAAAATAAGAAATGTAATTCCAAATATCTTTACTTTATTAAATCTACTTTTTGGATGCATTTCTATAACTTTTTTACAATCAAAATGTTTTGAATGTTCTGCTATTTGCACCATATTTTCATTGACTTTTGATTTTCTAGATGGATTTATTTCTAGACTCATGAAAAATGAAAGTCAATTAGGTAAAGAATTAGACTCTTTAGCAGATATGATATCTTTCGGTTTAGTTCCATCAATTATCGTTTTTATTCGATTGAAAAATATAGAAGAAATCCAAAAAATTCCATTCATTGAATGGTCTGCTTTTCTGATTGCCATATTTTCTGCATGGCGTTTAGCGGAATTTAATATCCATAACAATTATCGAAAAAATTGTGGATTAACTACTCCAG is a genomic window containing:
- a CDS encoding FtsB family cell division protein, whose amino-acid sequence is MKQKIFKSKYFWISLFFFIWMFFFDTNSLVLHWKFQKNINKMISDRDSLKRKIFLEGNYLKKLNTDPKYLERLAREKFYMKKEDEDLFVIKKN
- the fumC gene encoding class II fumarate hydratase, coding for MIFRTETDTLGAVQVPVDKYWGAQTERSRNNFKIGLEGSMPIEIIYAFAILKKAAAHANFELGILSKKKKDFISLVCEEILEGKLDDQFPLVIWQTGSGTHSNMNINEVISNRSKVLMGGVLGKGKSFIHPNDDVNKSQSSNDTYSTAMHIASYKKLVEKTIPSLEKLRNTLEKKSHSFKNVVKIGRTHLMDAVPITLGQEFSGYVSQINHGLNSIKKTLDHLSELAIGGTAVGTGLNSPKGYDFKVVDYICKYTGLTFKVANNKFESIASHDAIVESHASLKQIAVSLMKISNDIRFLASGPRCGIGEIILPENEPGSSIMPGKINPTQCEALMMVCTQIIGNDMAISIAGASGNYELNVSKPLMAYNFLQSAQLLSDASISFSNLCVQGITPNHARIQELLERSLMLVTALNTSIGYEKSAQIAKCAYVNNTTLKEEAIRLGYLTVEEFDKLVKPDKMV
- a CDS encoding TatD family hydrolase, with translation MKITDTHTHLYMKQFDLDRDLVIKKAIYNGINRFLIPSIDSSTIPSILKLEKKYPKKCFPMIGLHPNKVHPENVEKELNDIKKWLDLHSFISLGEIGMDFHLEKKFIMEQEYAFQTQIQWAKRKNLPIVIHCRKAFDQVFDILEKYSATKGIFHCFSGTLEQAKKIIDFGFKLGIGGIITFKKNDLCNFLHKISLNNIVLETDSPYLSPDPFRGKRNEPIYLKIILKKLSQVYSTSEKKIADIINMNVQELFFN
- the fabD gene encoding ACP S-malonyltransferase, with amino-acid sequence MKAYIFPGQGSQFLGMGKDLYKTSSLAKKLFQLSDDVLGFKMTNIMFDCSTMEVIKKTKYTQLAIYIYSVIQAKILNHFNPDMVAGHSLGEFSALAAIEVFSFEDGLKLVEKRASMMQKICESIYGGMAVVFGLEDEIIENVCKKDPGIIVPANYNSPGQLVISGEKNALKRVCHSLEQIGAKKILKLPVHGAFHSPIMEPAKKKLKIFIEKITFKDSKCPIYQNVTAKSVSNSDEIKKNLIEQLTSPVKWKQSVENMIQKGAISFTEVGPGKVLQGIIKKIIKKNNFSSKI
- the gldE gene encoding gliding motility-associated protein GldE, with the protein product MEKESSTSIFLESTLYFQIFFYFVLIIILLLFSALISGSETAFFCLEKKTIDRERKKNPSRGDRVLNVLKDRKKLLATILISNNFANMGIVILSSYLITESMQKSFSIPMNFILEVVFLTFILLLFGEIIPKIYARKNNFRFALFMSKTLIFLGNILYPVSKIMIIISKLIEKKIRKKKNRISVDQLSKALKIASSNQKNVKECLFLQRIVNFGNTEIHQIMTPRIDMFALNSNTLFSHVLELVCYQGYSRIPIYKDSIDDIEGVLFAKDLLPFIHEKEFEWTKLIHPPFFVPENKKIDDLLSDFKNRKIHLAIVVDEYGGTCGLITLEDVIEEIVGDIVDEFDEEDISYSKLNQNNYLFDGKTSLINFYRIMGIKEEVFFEKKKGDADTLGGFLMEINKEFPKRKQKINFLNYSFIIRSIDHKRIKSIEVIRKKN
- a CDS encoding A/G-specific adenine glycosylase — encoded protein: MNFSKKIINWYKNNHRKLPWRETKNPYYILVSEFMLQKTKVSKTIKYYLDFVKKFPDIEKLAHAEEQEVLKKWEGLGYYARARYLHLFAKQLVKKNPSGFFPKTYKELIKYKGIGPYTGAAVASICFDEVIPALDGNAYRVFSRYLGIYHNITSFGAKNIFRFFILKIMDHNDPGIFNQAIMDLGSTLCTPRKAKCFSCPVKYSCFSFKNGTVYDLPVKNIIKKPITHRFFYYVFIWDKKNNHLCIQKRNNKDIWKGLYDFPLIESEKNLSISEIKDKIWTKFRIISDSIIYQIIHKLTHQTLSIQFLNCRIIQNIQKEKYFDNFFFIPHEKIVEYPFPRPITLFLKHEKMI
- a CDS encoding GYDIA family GHMP kinase, yielding MKLQDLHFFYYYSHGKLLLTGEYLILHGAFGLALPTIKGQSFTIFYKNKPTTYPCSELLHWKSFDEKDKLWFEGIFQLPSLDICYETEKKTAFRLRNLLLKSREIQKNFLSNTFGIYVKTKLEFPRNWGLGSSSTLISNIAKWSRVKPHLLLEKNFPGSGYDIACGFHSKPIIFRKLKNQVPHVIPIDFNLPFKEKLFFLHLNKKQNTCESIRFFRKKKNIFGKSMDVISSITKKIPFCKTLKEFEELLFKHEKVMSEILDLPPIKETYFPDYLGLVKSLGAWGGDFVLISYRDGMRKYFSKKGFHTLISFDEMIIS
- a CDS encoding Rne/Rng family ribonuclease, which encodes MNKELVINAEEQEVKIALLEEGKLLELHREVFNKKFSVGDIYLGLVKKISYGLNAAIIDIGYSKGAFLHYNDLGFQVEKMLNLITQKKNSFFLKKGNMSSIEKILYPGQKILVQISKEPISNKGPKLTAKLCIPGRNLVLIPFLEKISISKKIKNTKEKNRLISCIKKIQPKEFGIIIRTAAYSKKEQVLKKELFFLIKKWENILNNIIKLPPVRVLSESSKTSCLLRDTFNDDFKSIYCNNRFLCEEIHSYLSLIAPEKTSIIKHYRGNIPIFEKYGIEKQIQTSLGKNVPLANGAYLVIEHTEALHVIDVNSGMINHIKKNCTESERIDTILKVNLLAATEIARQLRLRDMGGIIVVDFIDMSEPYQRKKLYEHLKEQMKNDRAKHQILPPNEFGLVQFTRHRVRPELKANHHDKKYQESPIVYIHHLEFILETLVKDKFHKGIQLHIHTFVAAYLKKGFPSIQHKWLFKYKKWIKIIPRDSFKYTEYQIFNKNQEVVSSSFSFKRN
- a CDS encoding HU family DNA-binding protein, yielding MTKADIITEIISETGSERIDTQKVIETFMKKIKQSLTSGENVYLRGFGSFIIKYRAKKLGRHISKDMSIVIPAHNIPAFKPAKAFTELVKKNVPIKK